One window of the Pelmatolapia mariae isolate MD_Pm_ZW linkage group LG15, Pm_UMD_F_2, whole genome shotgun sequence genome contains the following:
- the LOC134643088 gene encoding piggyBac transposable element-derived protein 4-like produces the protein MEPTFNADEDVAAVLQSAESEKDSTSNDEGEEFLPGNEELCSSSEEEEEEEEAKMELDSQWRSKNGEILWCPTHEETLRFFPPSILTPGPTHYATARISSPVSAFDLFFAEDLMQLIRHFTNLQGNRSVKDWRDVDEEELRAYMGLLILAGLYRSQHEATKSLWDGVTGRVIFPATMSRKRFQQINMALRFDDRLTRSGGRENKLGPIKDLWSKWSSRLPKFFNPGREICVDEQLVPFRGRCPFKQYMRLKPAKYGLKIWALCDVQTAYAWRLQMYIGRSESAKREVSQGMQVVLDLTDGLKGHTVTMDNFFTSFPLAEELRKRGMTLVGTLRSNKPELPPQLLNIQHREVMSSVFAFSRNAALVSYVPKKSRNVLLLSTKHREPQVEDSGKKKPQIILDYNKCKGAVDHLDQVCGTYSCRRQTRRWPMCLLYHMIDVSCYNAFVLFTAVDTKWNKGKRHNRRLFIEQVGRALITPTMKKRSHLPRTPFAVSLVLQAQGKEQQQEKEEEQQEEEEEQQEEEWESPSKKRKQCASCKQRKRIITNCCKCGAPACKIHLKTLCGSCYKM, from the exons ATGGAGCCCACATTCAATGCAGACGAGGATGTTGCTGCAGTCTTGCAGTCTGCCGAAAGCGAAAAAGATAGCACTAGCAATGACGAAGGGGAGGAATTTCTGCCAGGTAATGAGGAGCTTTGCAGCTcgtctgaggaggaggaggaggaggaagaggcaaAAATGGAGCTCGACAGTCAGTGGAGATCGAAAAATGGGGAAATCCTATGGTGTCCCACGCACGAAGAGACCCTGCGATTTTTTCCTCCTTCCATTTTAACCCCAGGACCAACCCATTACGCAACTGCTAGGATCAGCAGTCCCGTGAGTgcttttgatcttttttttgcGGAGGACCTTATGCAGCTAATCCGGCATTTTACCAACCTGCAGGGGAATAGGTCGGTAAAAGATTGGAGGGACGTAGATGAGGAGGAGCTGCGGGCTTACATGGGGCTGCTGATCCTGGCTGGCCTGTACAGGTCTCAACATGAAGCTACAAAAAGCCTGTGGGATGGGGTGACAGGACGTGTTATTTTTCCTGCTACAATGTCACGAAAAAGATTCCAGCAAATTAATATGGCCCTGAGATTTGACGATCGTCTTACCCGTTCAGGTGGCAGGGAGAATAAGTTGGGTCCTATAAAGGATTTATGGAGCAAGTGGAGTAGCCGCCTGCCCAAATTTTTTAATCCAGGGAGGGAAATATGTGTGGATGAACAGCTGGTCCCTTTTAGGGGCCGCTGTCCATTCAAACAATATATGCGCCTCAAACCTGCAAAATATGGGCTAAAGATCTGGGCCCTATGCGATGTGCAGACCGCCTATGCCTGGAGGCTGCAGATGTACATAGGGAGGTCTGAATCAGCAAAGAGGGAGGTTAGTCAAGGAATGCAGGTGGTGCTTGATTTGACAGACGGGCTGAAGGGCCACACAGTAACAATGGACAATTTTTTTACATCATTTCCTCTTGCAGAGGAATTGAGGAAGAGGGGGATGACCCTGGTGGGCACTCTGAGGAGTAACAAACCTGAGCTGCCCCCACAGCTGCTGAACATTCAACACAGAGAGGTAATGTCCTCTGTCTTTGCTTTTAGTCGCAACGCTGCTTTGGTATCCTACGTGCCAAAGAAATCAAGAAATGTTCTCCTGTTGAGCACAAAGCACCGTGAGCCACAAGTCGAGGACTCTGGCAAGAAAAAGCCCCAGATCATCCTGGACTATAACAAGTGCAAAGGGGCTGTGGATCATCTAGATCAG GTTTGTGGCACCTACTCCTGCCGTCGGCAGACACGTAGGTGGCCCATGTGTCTGCTGTATCACATGATTGATGTAAGCTGCTACAACGCTTTTGTCCTCTTCACTGCTGTGGACACGAAGTGGAACAAAGGAAAGCGACATAACCGGCGTCTGTTCATAGAGCAGGTTGGCAGAGCCCTTATCACCCCGACCATGAAGAAGAGAAGCCACCTGCCTAGAACACCGTTTGCAGTCAGCCTGGTCTTACAAGCCCAGGgcaaagagcagcagcaggagaaagaggaagagcagcaggaggaggaggaagagcagcaggaggaggagtgggAGTCGCCTTCCAAAAAGCGGAAGCAGTGCGCATCGTGCAAACAGCGCAAAAGGATTATAACCAACTGCTGCAAATGTGGTGCCCCTGCCTGCAAAATCCATTTGAAAACACTTTGTGGTTCGtgttataaaatgtaa
- the tmem18 gene encoding transmembrane protein 18 produces MTVNKADNISSIPIDGFSNLRITSLWTFFMSVQWSEPWLIGLLVFHAVCLFLTLLTCKYYRAQICHFLLVVGLVYSAEYLNELAARNWRSYSNFQYFDSKGMFISLVFSIPLLLNAVIIVMVWVYRTFSTMTELKTLQLKRKARREKREKND; encoded by the exons ATGACGGTCAATAAAGCAGACAATATTAGCAGTATCCCCATCGACGGATTCAGCAATTTAAGAATAACGTCGTTATGGACTTTCTTTATGTCG GTGCAGTGGTCCGAGCCCTGGCTTATCGGTCTGCTGGTGTTTCATGCTGTGTGCTTGTTCCTGACTTTGCTCACCTGCAAGTATTACAGAGCTCAGATCTGCCACTTCCTGCTCGTAG TTGGCCTGGTTTATAGTGCTGAATATCTAAACGAGCTGGCTGCCAGAAACTGGAG GTCCTATTCAAACTTCCAGTACTTTGATTCCAAGGGCATGTTCATATCTTTGGTTTTCTCGATTCCTCTTCTTCTCAATGCTGTCATCATCGTG ATGGTGTGGGTGTACAGGACCTTTTCCACTATGACTGAGCTGAAGACCCTTCAGCTGAAGAGAAAGGCCcgcagagagaagagagagaagaaTGACTGA
- the LOC134643260 gene encoding required for drug-induced death protein 1-like, whose amino-acid sequence MHITSADNKPELLRNLVPFFPPPYISEHCNNQVNMKPKSLPSRLFQRDSPAAASGESPSRSAAKYERHVDCIDHPEMLDPSLSNDGQQTADSSRQHEKCHRETLFAFLPERYEPLVDDEAKAKAKEEKKKKKKENYKKVKKNVGKALRSTWKCLMLGLYSFALGYSTPITVAATFVPDFHPSRNRT is encoded by the exons ATGCACATAACGTCTGCTGACAACAAACCCGAACTCCTGAGGAATCTGGTGCCTTTCTTCCCCCCTCCTTACATCTCAGAGCACTGCAACAATCAGGTAAACATGAAGCCCAAATCTCTTCCATCCAGGCTGTTTCAGAGAGATTCACCTGCAGCAGCATCAGGCGAGAGTCCCAGCCGAAGTGCAGCAAAGTATGAGCGGCATGTGGACTGCATTGATCACCCAGAGATGCTGGATCCATCTTTGTCCAACGACGGGCAGCAAacagctgacagcagcaggcAACACGAGAAGTGCCACAGAGAAACACTTTTTGCCTTCCTGCCAGAGAGGTACGAGCCGCTGGTGGACGATGAGGCGAAAGCCAAGgcaaaagaagagaagaagaaaaagaagaaggaaaactaCAAAAAAGTCAAGAAG AATGTCGGCAAGGCACTGCGCTCCACATGGAAGTGTTTGATGCTTGGTCTCTACAGCTTTGCTCTCGGATACTCCACTCCCATCACGGTGGCTGCTACTTTTGTCCCTGACTTTCACCCAAGCAGGAACAGGACCTGA